In one Dermacentor variabilis isolate Ectoservices chromosome 4, ASM5094787v1, whole genome shotgun sequence genomic region, the following are encoded:
- the LOC142578371 gene encoding sulfotransferase ssu-1-like, with product MRSEAKYIYVARNPWDVCVSFYHMATSLSAYRFQHGTFDQFFDAFLSEDVAGYGIYFDHVVSGYELKDIPNVFFVTYENLTKDIRGTVLKLARFLGDSYAVDLAKDNRMLSELLERWSADHMKETMVLDLSTNSISGIDKMLRRLHENCKDGHNGDSKK from the coding sequence ATGAGGAGCGAGGCAAAGTACATCTACGTGGCGCGGAACCCATGGGACGTCTGCGTGTCATTCTACCACATGGCGACAAGTCTCAGCGCTTACCGCTTCCAACATGGCACATTCGACCAGTTCTTTGATGCTTTCCTGAGCGAGGATGTCGCAGGTTACGGGATATACTTCGATCACGTGGTTTCCGGATATGAGCTTAAGGACATACCCAACGTGTTTTTCGTGACATATGAGAACTTGACGAAAGACATCCGAGGCACTGTTCTGAAGCTTGCGCGCTTCTTGGGAGACAGCTATGCAGTAGATTTGGCAAAGGATAATCGGATGCTTAGTGAGTTGCTTGAACGATGGTCGGCGGATCACATGAAAGAGACGATGGTCTTGGACCTCAGCACAAACTCAATTTCTGGCATCGACAAGATGCTGCGGCGCCTTCACGAGAATTGCAAAGATGGACACAACGGAGACAGCAAGAAGTAA